The stretch of DNA AATCTTCCGTTAACTTCTTTATTTTCTAAAGTTATTTGTTGATTATCTAACTTTACTCTTTTTAATTCATATAAATCAGCTAAAGCACTTATATCTGCTACATTATTATTAGACATATGTAATAATTCTAATGTACTAAATTTATTTAATACTGATATATCTTTAATTTTATTATTTCCTATATCTAATCCCTTTAAATCTTTTATATCCTCTATTGGGGTTAAATCTTCTATTTCATTATATGATACTCTTATCCACTCTAAGTTCTTTAACCCTTTTAAGACATTTATATCTTTTAATCCATTTTCACTTAAATCTATAGAAAGTAATCCTTTTATATTTCTTATAACCTCTAAATTATCTATTTTATTCTCATATAAATCTAAATATTTTAATGAATCTAATTCTTCTAATGGTTTTATATCTTTTACTAGAAGATTACCTAAACTTAGATCCTGTAGTCTTTTTAGATTTCTTAATGGATATATATTGCTTATTTTATTACCACCTAAATATAATTCTCTTAAATTAGATAATTCTGATAATGCACTTATATCTTCTATTTGATTTACATTTAAAAATAAGGTTCTTAATTTCTTCAAATTTTTTAATAAATTAATATCACTTATTTTATTATCTTGTAAATTTAATTCTTTTAAATTTGTACAATATTGTATTCCTTCTAGATTAGAAATATCAGTAAACATAGCATATAGTTCTGTTAATTTCTCTAGCTTCCATTTTGGAATATCATCATTTTCTTTTTGTCCAATTGCTTTATTCATTGCTTTTTTTAAGCTAACATCTGGAACATCTACATATCCTTCTCTTACATTTAATTCTTGTAGTCTCAATTCTTCTGCAAATACTTTTACCGTTGGTTGAAGTAAAGAAGTTCCAAGTATTGCTGTCATTATAACTGCTGTCAATCTCTTTTTCATCAATTATTCTCCTTACATTTCCTTTGAAACTATAACTAGATCAAATATGTCAATTATTCCATCTTTGTTTAAGTCACAATCTTCATTCCAATTTTCATCTATGTCTTTTTTATTGTAATGTATTCCTAAGTTTGCTAAGTCATTTATATCGATAGACTTATCTTTATTTATGTCTTCTACTCTTAAAGCATTAGCATTAAATTGTAGTGGCTGAACTACTGTTCCAGAGAAAACACTCTTTTCTCCTTTAACTTTAAATTGTTTATTAAAGTTAAAAGATAGATTATTTATATTGTTATCTTTTATATTGTTCCATGTTAAATATTTATTTGCTTTAACTGATTGTCCATCATTTGATAAATTTTTAGCTTCTTCATATCCATCTATAGATTTAATAGGATTTTCTAATATTAACCTTCCATTAACTTCTTTATTTTTTAAAGTTATTTTTTGATTTTCTAATTTAACACTTTCTAAGCTATATAAGCTATCTAAAACACTAATATCTGATATATTATTATTTGATATATCTAATGAAAATAATTTAGTTAAATTTTTTAGTGATGATATATCCTCTATGTTATTATTATTTGCTGATAAACCCATTAAATATTTTGAACTTTTAAGAGGTGATAAATCTTTTATGTTATTTTCTTCTAAGCTTACCCATTCTAGCCAATTTAAGTTTTTTAACATATCAATATTTTCTAATCCATTATCATATAAATTTATAGAACGTAAAAATTTTAATTTATTTATAACTTCTAAATTATCTATTCTATTATTAGCTAAATCTAAGTGTCTTAACTCAGGTAGCTCTTGTAATGGACTTATATCTTTTACTGAAGTTCCTCTTATACTTAACTCCTTTAAATTTTTTAGATTTGTTAATGGAGCTATGTCTTTTATTTCTGAGCTATATGCTAAGTATAATTCTCTTAAATTCTTTATTTTGCCTAACTCAGTTACATCTTTTATAGGAACTGCATTTAAATATAGCTCTCTTAAATTAGGTAATTCAGTTAATACGCTTATATCTTGTAGCGGATTTCCATTTAAAAGTAATACTTTTAAGTTTTTTAAATTTCTTAATAAACTAATGTCTTTTATTTCATTACCTTGTAAATTTAACTCTTTTAAATTAGTACAATATTGGATACCTTCTAAATTAGAAATATCACTAAATCTTGTATAAAGCTGAGTAAGTTTCTCTAACTTTGCTTTTGGAATATCAGCGTCTTCTCTTTGTCCAATTGCCTTATTCATTGTTTTTTTCAAACTAACATCTGGAACATCTACATATCCTTCTCTTACACCTTCATTTACTTCTTCTTGAACTACTTTTCCTTCAAATACTTTTGGATTCAATTCTTCTGCAAAGGTATTTGAAACTGGTAGTATACTAATACTTAACATTAAATATGTAAGTATTTTAAGTAATAATTTTTTCGTCATATACGCTCTCCTTTTTCGTTAAATTTTACTACAATTTATTAATTAACATTTTTTCAAACTGTTTGTTAACAATTAATTAATAAATTGTTAATTAATTGTTATTATATCCTATTTTCTGTTTTTTTTAAAGAATCTTTTTGAAAAATCGACATTTTTTTTAAGCATATATAACTTATTGGTAGTATTTATCTCTTTTTTTTAGATTTTCTATTTAATTATTTTACATACTTTAACCAAATCAAATATATCAATTATTCCATCTAAATTTAAATCATATTCGCTTTTCCATTCTTTATCTTTAGATGTTAAATTATATTTTAAAGATATTAACGCTAAATCTTCTATATCTACTATCTTATCCTTATTTAAATCCTCTTTTTTGAAGTTACTTTTTACAATAACATCTGTATCTACATTTAATATATTTCTACCTACTTTTATTGCATAAGTAAACTTTGTCTTACCTTCTTTATTAGCTTTTAACTTATAGTTAAGCTTTCCATCATATATTTCCAAAACATTAATAGAGTCTATAATTTCTTTATTCTCAATTAAAAATTCTCCATCAATTGATGTAATATCTGATTTATCACCTACTAATTTAAAACTTGCTTCTACCTCTTCTCCCTCGTTAACTTCTATATTTTTATTTGCTTTAACTCCTATCATACCCTTTGTTAAAGCTCCATCACCTTCTGCTGCTCCAACTTCTACTGAAGACTTTGTTATATCCCAATAGCTATTTTTTACAACACTTTCTTTTTCATAATTTCTTGCTGCTATTCCACCAATTTTGTTTCCTGATGTAATTTCTAATTTTCCTGAAAAAATTGTATTTTCAATAGTTCCAAAATAATTATTAGCAGCTATTCCTCCAATATAATCTCCACCTATAACATCACAAGTAGAAATACTATTTATTATTTTACCTGAATTATTTTCAGTTAATCCCCCGATATAATCCTTATCTGCTGATATTTTCCCGCTAATTTTAACATTTTCTATTATTCCATTATTATTTTCAGAAACTCCACCTACTAAACGATTCCCTACTATATTTACATTGCTAAAGTTTAAATTTTTAACTACAGCACCTTTATAAATAATATTAAATATTCCAATACACTCTTCTGCTTGTCTATTTATATTTATATTTTTAATTGTGTGTCCATCTCCATCTAAAACACCTTTAAACTCCTTAATAGGTGAAAAGTTTGTTATTTCTGACATATCTATATCTGCTGCTAATTTATAATAAGCATTTGAATTATTTCTTATGTTATTAAACTGCTCTGCTGTTGTTATTATAAATGGCTTTTCTTTTGAACCATCACCGTCTATCTTAGGAAACTTTACTTTAAAATCTAATTTCCCTTCATTAGTAAATTTAATATCATATATTTCTATTCCACTATTTGATCCATTTTGGAAGTATAAAGTTTCATCATCAAAATTTAATCTACTTGAAGCTTTTCCTATTTTAGTTTCGCCAAGGCTTGGACTAATTATTGCTTCATCTATATTTCCATCAGCTAATTCTGGTGATGTAACACCTGGTCTGAAAACATAAATGTGATCTGGATAACCCATTTTATTTCCTTCAAAAATACCTACTGACTCATCTATTCTATAAGCTAATAACCCTGGATTATTTATATTTAGCACTGAATCCCACTTATCATCACCTTTTCTAAACTCTACTACGAAGTATTGATTTTTGATAATGGTGATTTAATTTTATATGCTATTGTATCTCCTTTAATTTTTGAATTTGATGGACTTAACCTATATTCACCATCTGAAGTAATCTCTGGTATCACTGTTTCTGTTCCATCATATGTAAGTCTTGTATATGCTAAAGGCAATTGTGGATTTTTAGCTGTACCAGCCATTATATCCCACTTTCCAACTGGGTTTGAAGAATTACTACTATATCTATATAAATCTGGGAAAAAGAATGTATGTAAAAATTCATGAACAACTACTCCAACTAACCTCATATACTTGCCCATAACTCCTGTATTTTCTGTACCCTGGGTTAAAACATTATATTCTGTTATGCTTTTTCCATTAATATATGTAGTATTACTCATTGTGCTTTTATGTGGCCATAATAAATCACCATGTCCTTCTGGTAATCCCTTTATTACATAAGTTACATTATCTATAGAACCATCCTTGTTAAAATCAAGTTTATCTCCATCAACATTAACTTGTGATACAATGCTCCTAGCAGCATCTGATAACAATTCATTTTCTCTAGTAAATCTCTCCCCATCATCTTTATATCCAATTGGGTTAGTAGATGATTTTCTTTTATAATACTCTCTAGAATTTGGTGCTTCATAAGAGTAATGCTTGTTATCTTTATCTACAGGATAAAAAGTAGTGTTTGATTTTACTCTTCCATAAGTTAAGTCTGATAAATATTCTTTTAAAGATATATCGTTTCCATTGTAAATATCATTTATAACAGAAAAGCTTTTATCATTTACAAACTCTTTTTCACCTTTAAATCTAACAAATATAACAATATTATTTATTTCATCTGGAATGTTATATGTACTTTGATATGTTGGCTTGTCCATTCCTGCTGAATAAACATCAATTCCTAACATACTTCCTTCAACTTTATATTCTATTTCCTGCGCATAAATAATTGACTGACTAAAAATATTTATGCTAATAATAATAACTGTGAAAAATGACCAAAAATTTTTAATATATTTATTTCTATCCATATTATTCCCCCTAATTTTTACTTATTATTAATTAATACTATTATCGTTTACTCCCCTCTCATCTTAACATTTAGTATTCAATATTTTATATTTTTTTGTTAATTATATTAAAAATTTAATTATAATTTTCGTTATAATTTATGTTATTCATATTTTATACAACTTTTTTGTACTTTTTTTATAATTTTAATAGAAAAAAATATAAAATTATACTATAATTAAAATATACATATCTATGAATTTCATTTCTCGACAATTAACGCTCTAAAATGACTATTTATAGATAAATTACATACTAAAAAATTTAGGTAATATGCCTATTTTTTAATAATTAATTTAAAAGGGGGACAATCTGTGAAATTAAAAACACTAAAAAATTTCAAAAAACTTTCATTTTTACTATGCATTACAATTCTGTTTCAATTATGTGGTTTAGGGGTTATTAAAACTCATGCTGCTACACAAACAAAAGTTACATATACTATAAATGGTGAAGCTAAAGTTGGTAACATAATTGATATTATTGTAAATGTATCTGATGTTACTAACTTATATGCTGGATCTATAGACTTTGTTTACGATGAATCTTTATTAAAGGTTCAAAGTATTTCTAAAGGAAACATATTTGGAAATAATAATGCTCAAGAACCTATTAATCAAGTTAAAAATGGACAAGCAAATCTAGCTTTCACTTTAACTGGTGCAAATAATGGGGTTTCTGGAAATGGTACTCTTGCTGTAATAAAAGCAGAAGTATTAAAAGAAGGTACTGTAAACTTAAAAACATCTAACTCTAATGAGGGTATAGATTTAAATGGAAATACAACTAGAGTTAAATTAGTTAATTCTGATGAACATGCTATTGATTATAACTCTGAAGATACTAACATAAACTTAAAAGCACTTAATAGCTTTGATACTTTAACACCTGGTGTTTATAGCAACTCTAATTCTAATTTTAATTATACTTCTAATTGGACTAACGTTCCTGACTCTCAAGCTTATACTAATACAACTAACGAATCTATGTCTTTCACTTTCGAAGGTACTGGTTTTGCTTGGAATTCTGTTGTAGCTCCTAATAGAGGTATCGCTGATATTTATATTGATAATCAACTTGTTAAAACTGTTGATACTTACTCACAAGAGGTTGTTGCAGATTTTAGATCTTTCGAAATTAGTAACTTAAACTACAGTAAACATACTGCTAAAATAGTTGCTACTGGCAATAAATCTGAAGCTTCTTCAGATTTCTATATTTCAATTAAATCTATTGAAGTTTTTGCTAAAGAACAAAATACATCTTTAACTGTAGGATCATATAGTAATACAGCTGCAGGATTAAACTACACTTCTAACTGGAATAATGTTCCTGACTCTCAAGCTTATACTAATACAGCTAGCGAATCTATGTCTTTCACTTTTGAAGGTACTGGCTTTGCATGGTATTCTGTTGTAGCTCCTAATAGAGGTATTGCTGATGTTTATATAGATGATCAATTTGTTAAGAGTGTTGATACTTACTCTCAAGATGTTATTGCAGATTTCAAAGCCTTTGAAATTAGTAATTTAAATAATAGTAAACATACTGCTAAAATAGTTGCTTCTAATAGAAAGAATGATGCTTCTTCAGATTTCTATATTTCAATTAAATCTATAGATGTTTTTGATAAAATTCAATCTTTACCTCTAACTGTAGGTTTACATACTAATATGGATGCTGGATTAAATTATACTTCTAATTGGAATAACGTTCCTGATTCTCAAGCTTATACTAATACTTCTAACGAAGTTATGTCTTTCTCTTTTGAAGGTACTGGCTTTGCATGGTATTCTGTTGTAGCTCCTAATAGAGGTATTGCTGATGTTTATGTTGATAATAATCTTGTTAAAAGTGTTGATACTTACTCTCAAGATGTTATTGCAGATTTCAAAGCGTTCGAAGTTAATAACTTAGATAATGGTAATCATAACGTTAGAATAATTGTTACTAATAATAAAAACCAATATTCAAGTGACTATTATATTTCTATTAAATCTATTGAAGTTTTTGATAAAGCTCAATCTTTACCTTTAACTGTAGGTTTATATGATAATACTACTGACAGATTAAATTATACTTCTAATTGGAATAACATTCCTAACTCTCAAGCTTATACTAATATGCCTAATGAATCTATGTCTTTCAATTTTGAAGGTACTGGTTTTGCTTGGTATTCTGTTGTAGCTTCTAATAGAGGTATTGCTAATATTTATATAGATGGTCAACTTGTTAAGAGTGTTGATACTTACTCTCAAGATGTTGTTGAAAATTCTAAAGTTTTTGAAGTTAGCAACTTAGATTATAGTAATCACACTGCTAAAATAGTTGTTACTGGTAATAAGAATGATAATTCTTCAGATAGTTATCTTTCTATTAAATCTATTGAAGTTTTTGATAAGAATTTAAATAATTATTTAAAATCTGGTATATATAACAACGCTTCTCCAGATTTAAACTTCTCCTCTAATTGGACTAATGTTCCTGATTCTCAAGCCTATACTAATATAGCTGGCGAATCTCTAACTTTCGAATTTGAAGGTACTGGTTTTGCTTGGGATTCTATCGTAGCTCCTAATAGAGGTATTGCTAACATTTATATTGATGACGTATTAGTTAAAACTGTTGATACTTATTCAGAAAATGTTGTTTTAGATTCAAGAGTTTTTGAAGTTAGTAATTTAGAATATAAAATTCACACTGCTAAAATAGTTGTTACAGGTAATAAATCTGAATCTTCTTCAGACTCATTTATTTCTGTTCATAATATTGAAGTATTTGAACAATTACAATTACAATCACCTACTTTAAAGGCTGGATTATATTTAAATGATAATGAAGCTTTTAATTATACTTCTAACTGGACTAATGTAGCTGGTTCTCAAGCTTATACTAATACATCTAATGAATCTATTTATTTCAATTTTGAAGGTACTGGTTTTGCTTGGAATTCTGTTGTAGCTCCTAATAGAGGTGTAGCTTATCTTTATATTGATGGTAAGTTTATCCAAGCTATTGATACTTATTCAGAAAATGTTATATCAGACTTTAAAGTATTTGAAATTAATAATTTAGAAAATAAGAAACATACAGTAGAAATATATGTTCCTGGTGAAAAATCAGATTCTTCATCAGACTCATTTGTTTCTCTTCAATCTATTAACGTTCTAAATTAACACTAAAAAACACCTACAAATGTTATTTCTAAACATTTGTAGGTGTTTTATAATACCTTTTATTAAATAGTTTAATTATATCCTTTAGGATTTTTACTTTGCCATCTCCATGCATCTTCACAAATTTCTTTAATCCCTTTTTCTGCATTCCAATTTAACTCTTCATTTGCTTTACTCGGATTCGCATAACATGTAGCTATATCTCCAGGTCTTCTTCCAACTATTCTATAAGGTACTTCTACTCCACTAGCTTTTGAAAATGCTTCTACTAGTTCTAGTACACTATATCCTTTTCCAGTCCCTAAATTGTATGTTACAAGTCCTGGATTTTCATTTAGCTTTTCTAAAGCTTTTATATGTCCCTTAGCTAAATCTACAACATGAATATAGTCTCTTACTCCTGTTCCATCTACAGTATCATAGTCATTTCCAAATACACTAAGCTCTTTCAACTCTCCTACCGCTACCTTAGTTATGTACGGCATTAAATTATTTGGTATTCCACTTGGATCCTCTCCTATAAGCCCACTTTCATGTGCTCCAACAGGATTGAAATACCTTAAAATAGCTATGTTAAGTGAATCATCTGCTTTATATAAATCTCTTAACATATCTTCTACCATAAGCTTAGTTCTACCATATGGATTAGTTGCTGAAAGAGGTGCGTCTTCAGGTATTGGCATTATTTTTGACTCTCCATATACTGTTGCTGAAGAACTAAATACAAAATTCTTAACATTATACTTTTTCATAAGTTTTAACAGTATTAATGTACTAGTTAAATTATTATGATAATATTCAAGAGGTATAAAAACCGATTCTCCTACTGCCTTTAAAGCTGCAAAATGAATAACTGAATCTATATTATTTTCTTTAAATATATTATCAACAGATTCTTCTTCTAGTAAATCTACTTCGTAAAATTTAGGTTCTCTTCCCGTTATTTCTTTAATTTTATCTTTAACAACTATATTACTATTATATAAGTTGTCTACAATAATAACCTCATGTCCTTCATTTAAAAGTTCTATCGTAGTATGACTACCTATATATCCCATTCCACCTGAAATTAAAATCGCCATATTCTCCCTCCCATCTACTAATTATTTAACATTAAACTCATTTATAATTGCATCAACTATATATTTGCTAGAATTACCATCTCCATATGGATTAGATGCCTCAGACATACTTTTATATAATTCTAAATTTGTTAATAATTCTTTTGTTAAATTATATATAGTCTCATTTTCTACTCCTGCTAACTTTAAAGTTCCAGCTTCTACCCCTTCTGGTCTCTCCGTTGTATCTCTAAGTACTAAAACAGGTTTTCCAAGTGAAGGTGCTTCTTCTTGTATTCCTCCACTATCAGTCATTATTATGTGTGCTTTATTTAAAAAGTTATGAAAATCTATTACTTCTAAAGGCTCTATTATATGAACTCTT from Clostridium chauvoei encodes:
- a CDS encoding leucine-rich repeat domain-containing protein, producing the protein MKKRLTAVIMTAILGTSLLQPTVKVFAEELRLQELNVREGYVDVPDVSLKKAMNKAIGQKENDDIPKWKLEKLTELYAMFTDISNLEGIQYCTNLKELNLQDNKISDINLLKNLKKLRTLFLNVNQIEDISALSELSNLRELYLGGNKISNIYPLRNLKRLQDLSLGNLLVKDIKPLEELDSLKYLDLYENKIDNLEVIRNIKGLLSIDLSENGLKDINVLKGLKNLEWIRVSYNEIEDLTPIEDIKDLKGLDIGNNKIKDISVLNKFSTLELLHMSNNNVADISALADLYELKRVKLDNQQITLENKEVNGRLILENPVKSINGYEEAKNLSNDGQAIKANKYLTWNSIKNNNINNLSFNFKEELNINGEQVTFSGKVVQPVEFNANALRVEDINKDKSIDINDLANLGIHYNKKDIDENWNEDCDLNKDGIIDIFDLVIVSKSI
- a CDS encoding leucine-rich repeat domain-containing protein, whose product is MTKKLLLKILTYLMLSISILPVSNTFAEELNPKVFEGKVVQEEVNEGVREGYVDVPDVSLKKTMNKAIGQREDADIPKAKLEKLTQLYTRFSDISNLEGIQYCTNLKELNLQGNEIKDISLLRNLKNLKVLLLNGNPLQDISVLTELPNLRELYLNAVPIKDVTELGKIKNLRELYLAYSSEIKDIAPLTNLKNLKELSIRGTSVKDISPLQELPELRHLDLANNRIDNLEVINKLKFLRSINLYDNGLENIDMLKNLNWLEWVSLEENNIKDLSPLKSSKYLMGLSANNNNIEDISSLKNLTKLFSLDISNNNISDISVLDSLYSLESVKLENQKITLKNKEVNGRLILENPIKSIDGYEEAKNLSNDGQSVKANKYLTWNNIKDNNINNLSFNFNKQFKVKGEKSVFSGTVVQPLQFNANALRVEDINKDKSIDINDLANLGIHYNKKDIDENWNEDCDLNKDGIIDIFDLVIVSKEM
- a CDS encoding ZmpA/ZmpB/ZmpC family metallo-endopeptidase-related protein; this encodes MLNINNPGLLAYRIDESVGIFEGNKMGYPDHIYVFRPGVTSPELADGNIDEAIISPSLGETKIGKASSRLNFDDETLYFQNGSNSGIEIYDIKFTNEGKLDFKVKFPKIDGDGSKEKPFIITTAEQFNNIRNNSNAYYKLAADIDMSEITNFSPIKEFKGVLDGDGHTIKNININRQAEECIGIFNIIYKGAVVKNLNFSNVNIVGNRLVGGVSENNNGIIENVKISGKISADKDYIGGLTENNSGKIINSISTCDVIGGDYIGGIAANNYFGTIENTIFSGKLEITSGNKIGGIAARNYEKESVVKNSYWDITKSSVEVGAAEGDGALTKGMIGVKANKNIEVNEGEEVEASFKLVGDKSDITSIDGEFLIENKEIIDSINVLEIYDGKLNYKLKANKEGKTKFTYAIKVGRNILNVDTDVIVKSNFKKEDLNKDKIVDIEDLALISLKYNLTSKDKEWKSEYDLNLDGIIDIFDLVKVCKIIK
- a CDS encoding cohesin domain-containing protein translates to MKLKTLKNFKKLSFLLCITILFQLCGLGVIKTHAATQTKVTYTINGEAKVGNIIDIIVNVSDVTNLYAGSIDFVYDESLLKVQSISKGNIFGNNNAQEPINQVKNGQANLAFTLTGANNGVSGNGTLAVIKAEVLKEGTVNLKTSNSNEGIDLNGNTTRVKLVNSDEHAIDYNSEDTNINLKALNSFDTLTPGVYSNSNSNFNYTSNWTNVPDSQAYTNTTNESMSFTFEGTGFAWNSVVAPNRGIADIYIDNQLVKTVDTYSQEVVADFRSFEISNLNYSKHTAKIVATGNKSEASSDFYISIKSIEVFAKEQNTSLTVGSYSNTAAGLNYTSNWNNVPDSQAYTNTASESMSFTFEGTGFAWYSVVAPNRGIADVYIDDQFVKSVDTYSQDVIADFKAFEISNLNNSKHTAKIVASNRKNDASSDFYISIKSIDVFDKIQSLPLTVGLHTNMDAGLNYTSNWNNVPDSQAYTNTSNEVMSFSFEGTGFAWYSVVAPNRGIADVYVDNNLVKSVDTYSQDVIADFKAFEVNNLDNGNHNVRIIVTNNKNQYSSDYYISIKSIEVFDKAQSLPLTVGLYDNTTDRLNYTSNWNNIPNSQAYTNMPNESMSFNFEGTGFAWYSVVASNRGIANIYIDGQLVKSVDTYSQDVVENSKVFEVSNLDYSNHTAKIVVTGNKNDNSSDSYLSIKSIEVFDKNLNNYLKSGIYNNASPDLNFSSNWTNVPDSQAYTNIAGESLTFEFEGTGFAWDSIVAPNRGIANIYIDDVLVKTVDTYSENVVLDSRVFEVSNLEYKIHTAKIVVTGNKSESSSDSFISVHNIEVFEQLQLQSPTLKAGLYLNDNEAFNYTSNWTNVAGSQAYTNTSNESIYFNFEGTGFAWNSVVAPNRGVAYLYIDGKFIQAIDTYSENVISDFKVFEINNLENKKHTVEIYVPGEKSDSSSDSFVSLQSINVLN
- the galE gene encoding UDP-glucose 4-epimerase GalE — encoded protein: MAILISGGMGYIGSHTTIELLNEGHEVIIVDNLYNSNIVVKDKIKEITGREPKFYEVDLLEEESVDNIFKENNIDSVIHFAALKAVGESVFIPLEYYHNNLTSTLILLKLMKKYNVKNFVFSSSATVYGESKIMPIPEDAPLSATNPYGRTKLMVEDMLRDLYKADDSLNIAILRYFNPVGAHESGLIGEDPSGIPNNLMPYITKVAVGELKELSVFGNDYDTVDGTGVRDYIHVVDLAKGHIKALEKLNENPGLVTYNLGTGKGYSVLELVEAFSKASGVEVPYRIVGRRPGDIATCYANPSKANEELNWNAEKGIKEICEDAWRWQSKNPKGYN